In Ectothiorhodospira sp. BSL-9, a single window of DNA contains:
- a CDS encoding phosphoglycolate phosphatase gives MTLQAPKMILIDLDGTLVDSVPDLAFSVDRMMERLDMPVRGEAKVRNWVGNGVERLVKRALTNNLDGEPEPALYERALAAFTEIYRENNAKRSHLYPGVREGLEALARDDVRIGCVTNKPARFTAPLLRAMDIDRYFEVVVAGDTLPQKKPDPAPLLFAAEQFDVAPEDALMVGDSRSDVTAARAAGFAIVCVSYGYNHGGDIREQRPDAVIDSLTELPDLMARTA, from the coding sequence ATGACCCTTCAAGCCCCCAAGATGATTCTCATCGACCTGGACGGCACCCTGGTGGACAGCGTGCCTGATCTGGCCTTCAGCGTGGATCGCATGATGGAGCGCCTGGACATGCCGGTACGCGGCGAGGCCAAGGTGCGCAACTGGGTCGGTAACGGTGTCGAGCGCCTGGTCAAGCGGGCGCTCACCAACAACCTGGACGGCGAGCCGGAGCCGGCACTCTATGAGCGTGCCCTGGCGGCGTTCACCGAGATCTACCGGGAAAACAACGCCAAGCGCAGTCACCTGTACCCCGGCGTCCGGGAGGGTCTGGAGGCCCTGGCCCGGGATGATGTGCGCATCGGCTGCGTCACCAACAAACCCGCCCGCTTCACGGCGCCGCTGCTGCGGGCCATGGACATCGACCGCTATTTCGAGGTGGTGGTGGCCGGCGACACGCTGCCACAGAAAAAGCCGGACCCAGCCCCCTTGCTGTTTGCCGCGGAGCAGTTCGATGTGGCACCGGAGGACGCCCTGATGGTGGGCGACTCGCGCAGTGATGTGACGGCTGCCCGAGCTGCCGGATTTGCCATCGTCTGCGTCAGCTATGGCTACAACCATGGCGGCGATATCCGCGAGCAGCGCCCCGACGCGGTGATTGATAGCCTCACCGAACTGCCCGACCTCATGGCTCGGACCGCCTGA
- the rpe gene encoding ribulose-phosphate 3-epimerase, with protein sequence MAQADLIAPSILSADFARLGEEVTHVLAAGADIVHFDVMDNHYVPNLTIGPLVCEALRKHGVTAPIDVHLMVKPVDRIIPDFAKAGADYITFHPEASDHIDRSLQLIRSEGCKAGLVFNPATPLSYLDYVMDKVDMILLMSVNPGFGGQSFIPATLDKLREARRRIDESGLDIRLEIDGGVKADNIAEIKAAGADTFVAGSAIFGAARSEDPHHYDSIINKMRAELAKA encoded by the coding sequence ATGGCCCAAGCCGATCTGATTGCACCGTCCATCCTGTCCGCCGACTTTGCCCGTCTGGGCGAAGAGGTGACCCACGTGCTGGCGGCCGGCGCTGACATCGTCCACTTTGACGTGATGGACAACCACTATGTCCCCAACCTCACCATCGGCCCGCTGGTCTGCGAAGCCCTGCGCAAGCATGGGGTCACCGCCCCCATCGATGTGCACCTGATGGTGAAGCCGGTGGACCGCATCATCCCGGACTTTGCCAAGGCGGGTGCTGACTACATCACCTTTCATCCGGAGGCCTCCGATCACATCGATCGCAGCCTGCAGCTGATCCGCTCCGAGGGCTGCAAGGCCGGTCTGGTGTTCAACCCTGCCACCCCCCTGTCCTACCTGGACTACGTGATGGACAAGGTGGACATGATCCTGCTGATGTCCGTGAACCCCGGTTTTGGGGGGCAGAGTTTCATCCCTGCCACCCTGGACAAGCTGCGCGAGGCCCGCCGTCGTATCGACGAGTCCGGTCTGGACATCCGTCTGGAGATCGATGGCGGCGTCAAGGCCGACAACATCGCCGAGATCAAGGCCGCGGGCGCCGACACCTTTGTGGCGGGATCGGCCATCTTCGGCGCCGCACGCAGCGAAGACCCCCATCATTACGACAGCATCATCAACAAGATGCGCGCGGAACTGGCCAAGGCCTGA
- a CDS encoding class I SAM-dependent methyltransferase, producing the protein MTQNDCSVNYWPDRRTTDPPEPTLERAQYIQSLREDITFSETLRGHTLDYRTTWGLFSPRGIDAGTRLLLDHMEVQETDDCFDLGCGYGPIGLTLARLAPKGQTMLVDKDFVAVEYTNTNAARNGITNAEAFLSNGFSHAGDRRFHLVTSNLPAKVGKEMLYLYLYDAFEHLHPGGRIYVVTITGLRRFIERAFKEVFGHYDKVKQGREYTVAMARKPE; encoded by the coding sequence ATGACGCAGAACGATTGTTCGGTGAATTACTGGCCGGACAGACGGACGACTGACCCCCCGGAGCCCACCTTGGAACGCGCCCAGTACATCCAGTCCTTGCGGGAGGACATCACGTTCTCAGAGACCCTGCGCGGACACACCCTTGATTACCGAACCACCTGGGGCCTGTTCTCGCCCCGGGGAATAGACGCCGGCACCCGCCTGCTGCTGGATCACATGGAAGTCCAGGAGACCGACGACTGCTTTGATCTGGGCTGCGGTTATGGCCCCATCGGCCTCACCCTGGCTCGCCTGGCGCCCAAGGGTCAGACCATGCTGGTGGACAAGGACTTCGTGGCCGTGGAGTACACCAATACCAATGCGGCCCGCAACGGCATCACCAACGCCGAGGCCTTCCTCAGCAACGGGTTTTCCCATGCGGGGGATCGCCGCTTTCACCTGGTGACCTCCAACCTCCCCGCCAAGGTGGGCAAGGAGATGCTCTACCTCTACCTGTACGATGCCTTCGAGCACCTTCATCCGGGGGGGCGCATCTACGTGGTCACCATCACCGGCCTGCGCCGCTTCATTGAGCGTGCCTTCAAGGAAGTCTTTGGTCACTACGACAAGGTGAAGCAGGGCCGGGAATACACCGTGGCCATGGCCCGCAAGCCCGAGTGA
- a CDS encoding 5-(carboxyamino)imidazole ribonucleotide synthase — protein sequence MILPGHTLGMLGGGQLGRMFTVAARTLGYRVMVLDPDPGSPAGRMADDHVHAAYGDGWALDQLAQRCAAITTEFENIPADTLRYLAGNVPVRPGAEALEHTQNRAREKHMIRRAGLATAPFEVVESVEQVEAAFQSVGGPAILKRAALGYDGKGQIPVDSAEACRQAFERLGRVPCVLEQKLDLAVEVSVVLSRGSDGACQCYPVAENIHRGGILHMSIVPARVPDATVREACEAAIALAVALDYVGLMAVEFFITTDGQLLVNEVAPRPHNSGHFTLDACVTSQFEQQVRAVCGLPFGDTRLLSPVVMVNLLGDLWVDGEPDWGRLLSHPSAKLHLYGKEEARPGRKMGHFCVLDTEQDRAIDDAERLFGELLAGQTDD from the coding sequence ATGATCCTGCCTGGCCACACTCTGGGGATGCTGGGCGGCGGCCAGCTGGGCCGCATGTTCACCGTGGCCGCACGCACGCTGGGCTATCGCGTGATGGTGCTGGACCCGGATCCGGGCAGTCCGGCCGGTCGCATGGCCGATGATCATGTGCACGCCGCCTACGGGGATGGCTGGGCCCTGGATCAACTGGCACAGCGTTGCGCCGCCATCACCACCGAGTTCGAGAACATCCCCGCCGACACCCTGCGCTACCTGGCCGGCAATGTGCCGGTGCGCCCGGGTGCAGAGGCCCTGGAGCACACCCAGAATCGGGCCCGGGAAAAGCACATGATCCGCCGCGCCGGGCTGGCCACCGCCCCCTTCGAGGTGGTGGAGTCGGTGGAGCAGGTGGAGGCGGCCTTCCAGTCCGTGGGTGGCCCCGCGATCCTCAAGCGTGCCGCCCTGGGCTACGACGGCAAGGGGCAGATCCCCGTGGACAGTGCCGAGGCCTGCCGCCAGGCCTTCGAGCGGCTCGGGCGCGTGCCCTGTGTGCTGGAGCAAAAGCTGGACCTGGCCGTGGAGGTTTCGGTGGTGCTCAGCCGTGGCAGCGATGGCGCCTGCCAGTGTTATCCGGTGGCCGAGAACATTCATCGGGGCGGCATCCTGCACATGAGCATCGTCCCTGCCCGGGTGCCGGATGCCACGGTCCGCGAGGCCTGCGAGGCGGCCATCGCCCTGGCCGTGGCCCTGGATTACGTGGGCCTGATGGCCGTGGAATTCTTCATCACCACCGACGGTCAGTTGCTGGTGAACGAGGTGGCCCCGCGCCCCCACAACAGCGGTCACTTCACCCTGGATGCCTGCGTCACCTCCCAGTTCGAGCAGCAGGTCCGGGCGGTGTGCGGTCTGCCCTTTGGCGACACCCGCCTGCTTTCGCCCGTGGTGATGGTCAATCTGCTCGGGGACCTGTGGGTGGATGGGGAGCCCGACTGGGGGCGCCTGCTGTCCCACCCGAGCGCCAAGTTGCACCTCTACGGCAAGGAAGAGGCCCGCCCTGGCCGCAAGATGGGACATTTCTGCGTCCTGGACACCGAGCAGGACAGGGCCATCGATGACGCAGAACGATTGTTCGGTGAATTACTGGCCGGACAGACGGACGACTGA
- the purE gene encoding 5-(carboxyamino)imidazole ribonucleotide mutase, whose protein sequence is MPNQSPIVGVVMGSQSDWPVMQHAVNQLHAFGVPHEARVVSAHRTPDLLFEYAEQAAERGLRCIIAGAGGAAHLPGMLAAKTTVPVLGVPVPSRYLKGEDSLLSIVQMPKGIPVATFAIGEAGAANAGLFAVSMLATDDAALAEQLARFRAEQRDTVLAMQLPPSS, encoded by the coding sequence ATGCCAAATCAATCCCCCATCGTGGGCGTGGTGATGGGCAGCCAGAGCGACTGGCCCGTCATGCAGCACGCCGTCAATCAGCTGCACGCCTTTGGCGTGCCTCACGAGGCCCGCGTGGTTTCGGCCCACCGTACCCCGGACCTGCTGTTCGAGTACGCGGAGCAGGCCGCCGAGCGGGGGCTTCGCTGCATCATCGCTGGTGCGGGTGGCGCCGCCCACCTGCCGGGCATGCTGGCGGCCAAGACCACCGTGCCGGTGCTGGGTGTACCGGTGCCCTCCCGCTATCTCAAGGGGGAGGACTCCCTGCTTTCCATTGTGCAAATGCCCAAGGGCATCCCCGTGGCCACCTTCGCCATCGGCGAGGCGGGGGCTGCCAACGCCGGGCTGTTTGCTGTCTCCATGCTGGCCACCGATGACGCGGCGCTGGCGGAGCAACTGGCCCGCTTCCGTGCCGAGCAGCGCGACACGGTGCTGGCCATGCAACTGCCGCCGTCGTCATGA
- a CDS encoding phosphoribosylaminoimidazolesuccinocarboxamide synthase → MPALFESQVSSLPLIHKGKVRDIYAVDDHHMLIVTTDRLSAFDVILPTPIPDKGRVLTQISAFWFDRLSHVVPNQLCALTLADVIPDAAERAPLQGRSVVVKRLKALPVEAVVRGYLIGSGWKSYQADGTVCGITLPPGLKMADRLPEPIYTPSTKAEVGAHDENVDYAHTERTLGPEVAAQVRDTALALYKEAAAHALERGIIIADTKFEFGLDEQGVLHLIDEALTPDSSRFWPADTYAPGMSPPSFDKQYLRDYLETLDWDKTDPGPTLPEEVVSQVAARYQEALERLTGQTLAG, encoded by the coding sequence ATGCCTGCCCTGTTTGAAAGCCAAGTGTCGTCCCTGCCCCTGATCCACAAGGGCAAGGTGCGTGATATCTACGCTGTGGATGACCATCACATGCTCATCGTCACCACCGACCGCCTGTCGGCCTTCGACGTGATCCTGCCCACGCCCATCCCGGACAAGGGCCGCGTGCTCACACAGATCTCCGCATTCTGGTTTGACCGCCTCTCTCACGTGGTGCCCAACCAGCTCTGCGCGCTCACCCTGGCGGATGTGATCCCTGATGCCGCCGAGCGTGCGCCGCTACAAGGGCGCAGCGTGGTGGTGAAACGTCTCAAGGCCCTGCCTGTGGAGGCGGTGGTGCGCGGCTATCTTATCGGCTCGGGCTGGAAGAGCTACCAGGCCGACGGCACGGTGTGCGGCATCACCCTGCCCCCCGGCCTGAAAATGGCCGACCGGCTGCCCGAGCCCATCTATACCCCCTCCACCAAGGCGGAGGTGGGCGCCCACGACGAGAACGTGGACTATGCCCACACGGAACGCACCCTGGGCCCCGAGGTGGCGGCCCAGGTTCGGGACACGGCCCTGGCCCTCTATAAGGAGGCGGCGGCCCACGCCCTGGAGCGCGGCATCATCATTGCCGACACCAAGTTCGAGTTCGGCCTGGATGAACAGGGCGTACTGCATCTGATTGACGAGGCCCTCACGCCTGACTCCTCGCGTTTCTGGCCAGCGGACACCTATGCACCCGGGATGAGCCCGCCCTCCTTCGACAAGCAGTATCTGCGCGACTACCTGGAAACCCTGGACTGGGACAAGACCGACCCGGGTCCAACGCTACCCGAGGAAGTGGTCTCTCAGGTGGCAGCTCGCTACCAGGAGGCCCTGGAGCGGCTGACGGGGCAGACACTGGCAGGCTGA